A stretch of Clostridium formicaceticum DNA encodes these proteins:
- a CDS encoding type I restriction endonuclease subunit R, whose protein sequence is MSKVGQRERETQDRVVKLFTKKLGYAYLGNWHERENNKNIEEEYLRKYLNRKGYGNDLINRAVEELLKLSSNQTDKLYYVNKEVYSLLRYGAKVKEGAGENNKTVSFINWENPYDNDFYIAEEVSVKGEHTKRPDIVLYINGIALGVIELKRSIVSVSEGIRQNLDNQSSHFIKPFFHTMQLVMAGNDTEGLRYGTIETKEKYYLTWKEDEKATDDLANEAERLNNQVDYILDKHIIGLCHKERFLEIIHDFIVFDRGTKKLCRPNQYFGVRAATRRVKAREGGIIWHTQGSGKSLTMVWLTKWIREHIPSSRVLIITDRDELDKQIEKVFKGVDEEIYRTKSGKDLIEKLNATTPLLLNSLIHKFAGKDNEEKEADYEAYIQELKNSLPKDFKAKGDIYVFVDECHRTQSGKLHDAMKAILPNALFIGFAGTPLLKKDKKKSIEIFGTYIHTYKFNEAVADKVVLDLQYEARDVDQNITSQDKIDQWFETKTKGLTEYAKVKLKQKWGTMQRVLSSKSRLDKIVNDIIFDMETKDRLQNGRGNAILIAGSIYEACKYYELFQQKGLKKCAIITSYTPNVNHIKGENTGEDDATESIEKYEIYQKMLNGKKAEDFEEEVKNQFINEPAQMKLLIVVDKLLTGFDAPPATYLYIDKKMQDHGLFQAICRVNRLDGEDKEYGYVVDYKDLFKSLEKSIEDYTTEAFEAFEEKDVEGLLKDRLKTAKERLDTALESLKSLCEPVPMPKDTLAYIRYFCAEDTSNKEALKENEQKRSALYKYTVAFIRAYANIANEMIEAGYTASEIETMKKDVKYYDTIRSEVMHAAGDYIDLKYYEPAMRHLIDSYISAEDSKKISEFDDLTLIELIVAKGEGAVDELPKGIKNNKEAAAETIENNVRRLITDETPTNPKYYENMSVLLDQLIQQRKEQVLSYEEYLKKIVELTKNAKNPSSANTYPRSINSGAKRALYDNLGQDEDLALSIDCEILSTKPDDWRSTRIKRRVVKNAIKKFIYDEDKAEELFKIAEEQGEY, encoded by the coding sequence ATGAGCAAAGTGGGGCAAAGGGAAAGGGAAACTCAAGATAGAGTAGTCAAGCTTTTTACAAAAAAGCTTGGTTATGCTTATCTTGGTAACTGGCACGAAAGGGAAAATAATAAAAATATTGAAGAGGAATATTTACGAAAATACTTAAATAGAAAAGGCTACGGTAATGATTTGATCAATAGAGCTGTTGAGGAGCTTTTAAAATTATCCAGCAATCAAACGGATAAGCTTTATTATGTGAATAAAGAAGTATATTCCTTACTTAGATATGGGGCTAAGGTAAAGGAAGGTGCAGGGGAAAACAATAAAACCGTTAGCTTTATCAACTGGGAAAATCCTTATGATAATGATTTTTATATTGCTGAGGAAGTATCCGTTAAAGGAGAACATACGAAAAGACCAGATATTGTACTATATATAAATGGAATTGCATTAGGGGTAATTGAGCTTAAGAGAAGTATTGTATCGGTATCTGAAGGAATTAGGCAAAATTTAGACAATCAAAGTTCGCACTTTATCAAACCATTTTTTCATACGATGCAGCTGGTGATGGCAGGAAATGATACAGAGGGGCTTCGCTATGGAACTATTGAAACAAAGGAAAAATACTATTTGACTTGGAAAGAAGATGAAAAAGCCACCGATGATCTTGCCAATGAAGCCGAGAGATTAAACAATCAAGTAGATTATATATTAGACAAACACATTATTGGGCTTTGCCATAAGGAAAGGTTTTTAGAGATCATCCACGACTTTATCGTATTTGACAGGGGAACGAAAAAGCTTTGTAGACCCAATCAGTATTTTGGTGTAAGGGCTGCAACAAGAAGGGTAAAGGCTAGGGAAGGCGGGATTATATGGCACACCCAAGGAAGTGGTAAAAGCCTTACGATGGTGTGGCTGACAAAATGGATCAGAGAGCATATACCAAGCTCTAGGGTGTTAATTATCACCGATAGAGATGAGCTAGATAAGCAAATCGAGAAGGTATTTAAAGGGGTAGATGAAGAAATCTATCGTACGAAAAGCGGTAAAGACTTGATAGAAAAGCTTAATGCAACGACACCGCTGCTTTTGAATTCTTTAATTCATAAATTTGCTGGTAAAGACAATGAAGAAAAAGAAGCTGATTATGAAGCATATATTCAAGAACTAAAAAATAGTTTACCGAAGGATTTCAAGGCAAAAGGCGATATTTATGTTTTTGTAGATGAGTGTCATAGAACTCAATCCGGTAAACTACATGATGCAATGAAGGCTATTTTGCCCAACGCACTTTTTATAGGTTTTGCAGGAACACCTTTACTTAAAAAAGATAAAAAGAAAAGTATAGAAATATTTGGTACTTATATTCATACCTATAAATTTAATGAAGCTGTGGCGGATAAGGTTGTTTTAGATTTACAATATGAAGCTAGAGATGTAGATCAGAACATTACTTCGCAGGACAAAATTGATCAATGGTTTGAAACAAAAACAAAAGGTTTAACTGAATATGCTAAAGTAAAACTAAAGCAAAAATGGGGAACGATGCAAAGGGTGTTAAGCTCTAAATCTAGATTAGATAAAATTGTCAACGATATTATATTTGATATGGAAACGAAGGACAGGCTTCAAAACGGGCGGGGAAATGCTATCTTAATAGCGGGTAGTATTTATGAAGCTTGTAAATACTATGAGCTATTTCAGCAAAAAGGATTAAAAAAATGTGCTATTATAACCTCTTATACACCAAATGTTAATCACATAAAAGGGGAAAATACTGGCGAGGATGATGCAACAGAAAGTATAGAAAAATACGAAATATATCAAAAAATGTTAAATGGTAAAAAGGCAGAGGATTTTGAAGAGGAAGTGAAAAATCAATTTATCAATGAGCCTGCACAGATGAAGTTGCTTATCGTTGTAGATAAACTATTAACAGGTTTTGATGCGCCACCGGCAACCTATCTTTATATAGATAAAAAGATGCAGGATCATGGATTGTTCCAGGCTATTTGTCGTGTGAATCGGTTAGACGGTGAAGATAAGGAATATGGTTATGTAGTTGATTATAAAGATTTATTTAAAAGCTTAGAAAAATCTATTGAAGACTATACAACTGAAGCCTTTGAAGCCTTTGAAGAGAAAGATGTAGAAGGACTATTGAAGGATAGACTAAAAACTGCAAAGGAAAGGTTAGATACGGCATTAGAAAGTTTAAAATCCCTGTGTGAACCTGTACCAATGCCTAAGGATACCTTAGCATATATAAGATATTTCTGTGCTGAAGATACTAGCAATAAGGAAGCTCTAAAAGAGAATGAGCAAAAAAGATCAGCCCTTTACAAGTACACTGTGGCATTTATTAGGGCTTATGCCAATATTGCCAATGAGATGATAGAAGCAGGTTATACAGCCAGTGAGATAGAAACAATGAAAAAAGATGTAAAATATTACGATACAATCAGATCTGAAGTTATGCATGCTGCAGGAGATTATATTGATTTAAAATACTATGAGCCGGCCATGAGGCATTTAATCGATAGTTATATTAGTGCAGAGGATAGTAAGAAAATATCAGAATTTGATGACCTAACATTAATTGAATTAATTGTAGCTAAGGGTGAAGGTGCAGTGGATGAGTTACCGAAGGGCATTAAAAATAATAAAGAAGCTGCTGCTGAAACTATTGAAAATAATGTTAGAAGACTCATTACTGATGAAACCCCTACAAATCCAAAATACTATGAGAATATGTCAGTGTTGTTAGATCAACTTATTCAACAAAGAAAAGAGCAAGTTCTAAGCTACGAAGAATATCTTAAGAAGATTGTTGAACTTACTAAAAATGCAAAGAACCCAAGTAGTGCTAATACTTATCCAAGAAGTATTAATTCTGGGGCAAAAAGAGCACTATACGATAATTTAGGTCAAGATGAAGATCTTGCACTATCTATAGATTGTGAAATTCTGTCAACAAAACCTGATGATTGGAGAAGTACAAGAATTAAGAGAAGGGTTGTTAAGAATGCAATAAAAAAATTTATTTACGATGAAGATAAAGCTGAGGAATTATTTAAAATTGCAGAGGAGCAAGGTGAATATTAG
- a CDS encoding restriction endonuclease subunit S translates to MVEETKIPEGYKKTEVGVIPEDWEIRKLGDDYISYIDSDNLSSSTDLKYEFNYISLEYIDNGKMLGYSECTFETAPSRARRRITEEDIMVSTVRPNLKSHYLFKEKKGNWICSTGFSVIRANKKNIIPAFIYFNLFFTYINRQIERLIAGSNYPAISGSDVKNMTIPIPPITEQKAIATALTDVDNLITSLEKLIDKKEKIKQGTMQQLLTGKKRLPGFSGEWELIKIKDIINYTKGFAFKSSEYRKSGIRIIRVSDTTYDSIKSEDAIYIDSNSLNKYKKWVLSQNDLILSTVGSKPPMYDSMVGKVIKVDYENEGSLLNQNAIKLCDKNGNINTQLILYYNLKTKTYLNHIEKIFRGNANQASITLKELFEFEIHLPTNKEEQQAIAQILRDMDSEIKALKQKLQKYKTIKQGMMQELLTGRVRLV, encoded by the coding sequence ATGGTAGAAGAAACAAAAATTCCAGAAGGATATAAAAAGACAGAAGTTGGGGTTATACCGGAGGATTGGGAAATCAGAAAGCTAGGTGATGATTATATAAGTTATATAGACTCGGATAATTTATCTTCATCGACTGACCTTAAGTATGAATTTAATTATATTTCTTTGGAGTATATTGATAACGGAAAAATGTTAGGTTATTCGGAGTGTACGTTTGAAACGGCTCCTTCAAGAGCAAGAAGAAGAATAACAGAAGAAGATATTATGGTATCAACCGTTAGACCAAATTTAAAATCTCACTATTTATTTAAAGAGAAGAAAGGAAATTGGATTTGTTCTACGGGATTTTCTGTTATAAGAGCTAATAAAAAAAATATTATACCAGCTTTCATTTATTTTAATTTATTTTTCACGTACATTAATAGGCAGATTGAAAGGTTAATTGCAGGATCTAACTATCCTGCAATAAGTGGTTCTGATGTCAAAAACATGACAATTCCTATACCTCCTATAACGGAACAAAAAGCCATAGCAACAGCCCTGACAGACGTAGACAACCTAATCACATCCCTTGAAAAACTAATTGACAAAAAAGAGAAAATAAAACAAGGAACTATGCAACAACTTCTTACAGGAAAGAAAAGATTGCCCGGGTTTAGTGGGGAGTGGGAATTGATTAAGATTAAAGACATTATTAATTATACTAAAGGTTTTGCTTTTAAATCATCTGAATATCGAAAGAGTGGCATTAGAATTATTAGGGTAAGTGATACTACCTATGATTCTATAAAAAGTGAAGATGCGATTTACATAGATAGTAATAGTTTGAACAAGTATAAAAAATGGGTGTTATCACAAAATGATTTAATATTATCAACTGTAGGATCCAAGCCACCAATGTATGACTCGATGGTTGGTAAAGTAATTAAAGTTGATTATGAAAATGAAGGAAGTTTATTAAATCAAAATGCGATTAAGCTTTGTGATAAGAACGGGAATATAAATACACAATTAATTTTATATTATAATTTAAAAACAAAAACGTATTTAAATCATATAGAGAAGATTTTTAGAGGAAATGCAAATCAAGCTAGCATAACACTTAAAGAACTATTTGAATTCGAAATACATCTACCTACAAATAAAGAAGAACAACAAGCCATCGCCCAAATCCTAAGGGACATGGATTCAGAAATAAAAGCTTTAAAACAAAAACTTCAAAAATACAAAACTATAAAACAAGGAATGATGCAGGAACTCTTAACTGGGAGGGTTAGATTGGTATGA
- a CDS encoding type I restriction-modification system subunit M — MAIKKSELYSNLWKSCDQLRGGMDASQYKDYILTLLFMRYVTDKYYGKADALIEVPEGGSFFDLVKLKGNKDIGDETNKVIRKMADANDLVGAITVADFNDADKLGKGKEMVDRLTNLISIFEDDAFDFRGNHADGDDLIGDAYEYLMRHFATESGKSKGQFYTPAEVSRIMAKVIGIDKAKSQDQTIYDPTCGSGSLLLKAADEAAQGVTIYGQEKDVATVGLAKMNMILHGNEVAEIKQGDTISSPEFKDKEGRLKTFDFAVANPPFSTKAWSNGITPTNDEFQRFRDYGIPPTKNGDYAFLLHLLKSLQNTKGKGAIILPHGVLFRGNAEADIRKNIIKRGYIKGIIGLPANLFYGTGIPAAIIVLDKENAAARKGIFMIDASKGFIKDGNKNRLREQDVHKIVDVFNKQLELPKYSKMVNIEEIEKNEYNLNIPRYIDNQEEEDIQDIEAHLLGGIPNRDIDALQKYWDVYPSLRKALFSEGNREGYSKLNVGKEGIKDTIFNHEEFVNYTKEISEIINHWCERHTPLLKNIDKGYDPKAIIFEISEDILKSFEGRTLVDKYDIYQYLMTYWLEVMKDDVYMVVENGWIADKDLVPEELIINKYFIEEKQAIVELEQEKDEITRLKEEFEEEHSGEEGALNSVSNKTEAQKTLLEYEELAWKEYYSDSYNQYRKMTKQLENIKVHQEELQKEEKIIKLRNNNGNVTKTAVKGRIKEIVGTTSQEYTILQNYMNNLEKIAALKKGIKELKEEFTEILENKVILDSEEEFIREIIVVREYLASLDKESELSKEIKESIKELNKKVHEKYKVLTVEEIKTLVVDDKWITSITSEVNGEMERISHRLTSRIKELAERYDETLPQLEEEVEKLTEKVEDHLKRMGFEW; from the coding sequence ATGGCAATTAAAAAGAGCGAATTGTATAGCAATCTATGGAAAAGCTGTGATCAGTTAAGAGGAGGTATGGATGCCTCACAGTATAAAGACTACATATTAACCCTTTTGTTCATGAGATATGTAACAGATAAATACTATGGCAAGGCGGATGCCTTAATCGAAGTTCCAGAGGGTGGAAGTTTCTTTGATCTTGTTAAATTAAAGGGTAACAAAGATATTGGTGATGAAACCAATAAGGTAATAAGAAAAATGGCAGATGCCAATGATTTGGTTGGTGCTATTACAGTAGCTGATTTTAATGATGCAGATAAGCTGGGAAAAGGTAAGGAGATGGTTGATCGCTTAACCAACTTAATCTCTATTTTTGAAGACGACGCCTTTGATTTTAGAGGAAATCATGCAGATGGAGATGACCTTATTGGAGATGCATACGAATACTTAATGCGACATTTTGCAACAGAGTCCGGTAAAAGTAAAGGTCAGTTTTATACTCCCGCAGAAGTATCTAGGATCATGGCTAAAGTAATAGGAATTGATAAAGCAAAGAGTCAAGATCAAACGATATACGATCCCACATGTGGCAGCGGTTCCCTATTATTAAAGGCAGCAGATGAGGCAGCGCAGGGAGTAACCATCTATGGGCAAGAAAAAGATGTTGCCACAGTAGGTCTTGCAAAAATGAACATGATTCTTCATGGGAATGAAGTGGCTGAAATTAAACAGGGGGACACTATATCTTCACCAGAGTTTAAAGACAAAGAAGGTAGACTAAAAACCTTTGATTTTGCAGTGGCTAATCCTCCATTTTCAACAAAAGCTTGGAGTAATGGAATCACTCCTACAAATGATGAGTTTCAAAGGTTTAGAGATTACGGAATACCACCTACTAAAAATGGAGACTATGCTTTCTTATTACATTTATTAAAGTCTTTACAGAATACAAAAGGAAAAGGTGCAATTATTTTACCACATGGTGTTTTATTTAGAGGAAATGCTGAGGCTGACATAAGAAAAAATATTATTAAAAGAGGCTATATAAAAGGAATTATAGGTCTTCCAGCCAACCTTTTTTATGGGACAGGAATTCCGGCAGCTATTATTGTTTTAGATAAAGAGAATGCAGCTGCTAGAAAAGGTATTTTTATGATAGATGCTAGTAAAGGATTTATAAAGGATGGAAATAAAAATAGATTAAGAGAACAAGATGTACACAAAATAGTAGATGTTTTTAACAAACAGTTAGAACTACCTAAATACTCTAAAATGGTTAATATAGAGGAAATAGAGAAAAATGAATACAACTTAAATATACCAAGATATATCGATAACCAAGAGGAAGAGGATATACAAGACATTGAAGCCCATTTATTAGGGGGTATTCCTAACCGTGATATAGATGCATTACAGAAATATTGGGATGTATATCCAAGTCTTCGAAAAGCCTTGTTTTCTGAAGGCAATAGAGAGGGATATAGTAAATTAAATGTTGGAAAAGAAGGAATAAAAGATACAATTTTCAATCATGAAGAATTTGTTAATTATACTAAAGAGATAAGTGAAATTATTAATCATTGGTGTGAAAGACATACTCCACTTCTTAAAAATATTGATAAAGGATATGATCCTAAGGCAATTATATTTGAAATATCTGAAGATATTTTAAAATCCTTTGAAGGGAGAACACTTGTAGATAAATACGATATTTATCAGTATTTAATGACCTATTGGCTTGAGGTTATGAAGGACGATGTTTATATGGTGGTAGAAAATGGTTGGATAGCTGATAAGGATTTAGTGCCAGAAGAGCTAATTATCAACAAATATTTTATAGAAGAAAAACAGGCCATTGTAGAGCTAGAGCAGGAAAAAGACGAGATTACAAGATTAAAGGAGGAGTTTGAAGAAGAACATAGTGGGGAAGAAGGTGCCTTAAATTCTGTAAGTAATAAGACGGAGGCACAAAAAACTCTTTTAGAATATGAGGAATTAGCATGGAAAGAATATTATTCTGATTCATATAATCAATACAGGAAAATGACAAAGCAACTAGAAAACATTAAAGTTCATCAAGAAGAACTACAAAAAGAAGAAAAAATTATAAAATTAAGAAATAACAATGGCAATGTAACTAAAACAGCGGTGAAGGGAAGAATTAAAGAAATAGTTGGTACAACCTCACAAGAATACACTATACTGCAAAACTATATGAATAATTTAGAAAAAATTGCTGCACTGAAGAAAGGAATAAAAGAACTTAAAGAGGAGTTTACAGAAATATTGGAGAATAAGGTGATACTTGACTCCGAAGAAGAATTTATACGTGAAATTATTGTGGTAAGAGAATATTTAGCTTCATTAGACAAAGAAAGTGAATTAAGCAAAGAAATCAAAGAGTCCATCAAAGAACTAAACAAAAAAGTACATGAAAAATATAAGGTGCTTACAGTAGAAGAAATAAAAACATTAGTAGTAGATGATAAATGGATAACATCAATTACATCAGAAGTAAATGGAGAAATGGAAAGAATATCCCATAGATTAACTTCAAGAATAAAAGAACTTGCAGAGCGCTACGATGAAACTCTACCACAGCTAGAAGAAGAAGTTGAAAAGCTAACGGAAAAGGTAGAAGACCATTTAAAAAGGATGGGATTTGAATGGTAG
- a CDS encoding Z1 domain-containing protein, which yields MNLNGVFYSAKKNEYTSAQMECIENAVVKFDKIGHSPLMMLGKIQSGKTKSFIGVISLAFDNGFDLAVVLTKNSNALSKQTTARMNDEFKTFVEDDSLNIYDIMRIPENLSRYELNQKMILVVKKQHKNLPKLMKLIEEYSLEENKKCLIIDDEADFTSIGFSKNKETEQFNLKKIASQINDLRLKLECKFIQVTATPYSLYLQPEEIHLNNNITIKPIRPSHTVLVPSGDAYIGGEYYFDDDKNPLKDHLFYEVDTSELEIIKSSDRRRLKEEEALKSNKIIGLRSAIINFITGGCIRIIQNGGQTGGRKNKFSFIIHTEIQTNSHKRQADLIYELIKQIEEEIWQETDFINSLIEESYNQLKESVISYGFEIPSLTEIKETFYKAVKEEWISRIVVNSENDIETLLDSDGQLKLRTPLTIFVGGQILDRGVTISNLIGFYYGRRPKSMQQDTVLQHSRMFGYRSLYDLAVTRFYTTNDLYSRMYKINEFDTRLRDDFESGKLEDGIIFISRDEKGKIIPCSPSKILITNTKVIKPGERILPVGFSTKSNTMIKRIIHEIDKTILENNSGQLRGEFKISKDDAIKIINCIYDSLILENEHTVTRESFTSLLKYLSNQTVNVVSRADRRIRKHRKSRYYSDRPDNGDMDLIPAKRLAIDEPSLILLKQKGLKEDGWNNAEFWWPVLVVPENVKTSVFATEFQDIS from the coding sequence TTGAATTTAAACGGCGTATTTTACTCAGCTAAAAAGAATGAATATACTAGTGCACAAATGGAATGCATTGAAAATGCAGTGGTAAAATTTGATAAGATAGGACATAGTCCTTTAATGATGCTTGGGAAAATTCAGAGTGGGAAAACAAAGTCATTTATTGGAGTTATCTCATTAGCGTTTGATAATGGGTTTGATCTGGCAGTAGTACTAACAAAAAACTCTAACGCATTATCAAAACAAACTACCGCAAGAATGAATGATGAATTTAAAACATTTGTTGAAGACGATTCTCTAAATATCTACGATATTATGAGAATACCAGAAAACTTATCTAGATACGAATTAAATCAAAAGATGATTTTGGTTGTTAAGAAACAACATAAGAATCTTCCTAAGTTGATGAAACTTATTGAAGAATATTCTTTAGAAGAGAATAAAAAGTGTCTTATTATCGATGATGAAGCAGATTTCACAAGTATTGGATTCAGTAAAAACAAAGAGACAGAACAATTTAATCTTAAAAAGATAGCATCCCAGATTAACGATTTACGACTAAAACTTGAATGCAAATTTATTCAAGTAACAGCTACTCCTTACTCTTTATATCTGCAGCCAGAAGAAATACATCTTAATAACAATATTACTATAAAACCCATAAGACCATCACATACAGTTTTGGTACCATCAGGAGATGCCTATATAGGTGGTGAGTATTATTTCGATGATGATAAGAATCCTTTGAAGGATCATTTGTTCTATGAAGTTGATACTAGTGAGCTAGAAATAATAAAGAGCAGCGACAGAAGACGGCTCAAAGAAGAAGAGGCTTTGAAAAGTAATAAAATTATCGGATTGAGAAGCGCGATAATTAATTTTATCACTGGTGGATGTATAAGAATCATTCAGAATGGTGGACAAACTGGTGGAAGAAAAAATAAGTTTAGCTTTATTATCCATACAGAAATACAGACAAACTCCCATAAGAGACAGGCTGATTTAATTTATGAATTAATAAAGCAAATTGAGGAAGAAATTTGGCAAGAAACAGATTTTATTAATAGTTTAATTGAAGAATCTTACAACCAGCTTAAAGAATCAGTAATTTCCTATGGGTTTGAAATCCCTTCACTAACAGAAATAAAGGAGACTTTTTATAAAGCTGTAAAAGAAGAATGGATTTCAAGGATTGTGGTTAACTCTGAAAATGATATTGAAACTTTGTTAGATTCAGATGGACAACTTAAACTCAGAACTCCTTTAACAATATTTGTTGGGGGACAAATTTTAGATAGAGGGGTTACGATTTCAAATCTAATAGGATTCTATTATGGTAGAAGACCTAAAAGTATGCAACAAGATACTGTACTTCAGCATTCTCGTATGTTTGGATATAGGTCGTTATATGATTTAGCGGTAACAAGATTTTATACGACGAATGATTTATATTCAAGAATGTATAAAATTAATGAATTTGATACGAGGCTAAGAGATGATTTTGAAAGTGGTAAACTTGAGGATGGGATAATTTTTATTAGTAGAGATGAAAAAGGAAAAATTATTCCTTGTTCACCAAGTAAAATTCTTATTACAAATACAAAAGTTATAAAACCAGGTGAAAGAATTTTGCCTGTAGGTTTTTCAACAAAGAGTAATACAATGATAAAACGTATAATTCATGAGATTGATAAAACTATTTTAGAAAATAATTCTGGTCAGCTCAGAGGAGAATTCAAAATTAGTAAAGATGATGCCATCAAGATTATTAATTGTATCTATGATAGTTTAATTCTTGAGAACGAACATACAGTAACCCGAGAATCTTTTACTTCATTATTAAAATATTTATCTAATCAAACTGTTAATGTTGTTTCCCGAGCAGACAGACGTATACGTAAACATAGAAAATCTAGATATTATTCAGATAGACCAGATAATGGAGATATGGATCTAATTCCTGCAAAAAGATTGGCAATTGATGAACCTTCTTTAATTCTCCTAAAACAAAAAGGGCTAAAAGAAGACGGCTGGAATAATGCTGAGTTTTGGTGGCCAGTTTTAGTAGTGCCTGAAAATGTTAAAACCTCAGTATTTGCAACAGAATTTCAAGATATCAGTTAA
- a CDS encoding restriction endonuclease subunit S — MENVNILPYGALNGSDWTVNSLIVAMKINQSSRIPLSELCYINNTPITKVRLDSDKQYPYLEIKSIDVDKKMISNFETIQYGELPSRAKLIAYPGDIVLSIIRPERGAVAIVPDDFKEYIVTNAIAVLTPKHISPELLYFLLYHQTILDEFGGLARGAAIPTLSLRQLKVYQLPISKIPQKDEVARRMYGEWRNINKTSKEFIEIIEEVFQSFLLNQDDIGQETLEKKHMICEYEHLKDRLDASYHLGRHKTLVPWNCEIRELGEFIEYRNVPEVPYSNEFFHQEIPSIRIQNLVEDAIEINLEGIDHLSCEATSEHGRNQYIRENDIIIPKHGGSVRRSNLAGKSLQGAIVNQHLYVVKISQQLLPEYLVMYLKTKWVQDQISINLGGTVQSIIKRKNIDELRIPMPSLEIQRQIIEEAHKRNDINRYIDLKKKEIMDFVEELYSRY; from the coding sequence TTGGAAAATGTAAATATATTGCCTTATGGAGCACTAAATGGTAGCGATTGGACAGTAAACAGTCTAATTGTAGCTATGAAAATCAATCAAAGTAGTCGTATCCCATTATCTGAATTATGCTATATAAACAATACCCCTATTACAAAAGTAAGGCTGGATAGCGATAAACAATATCCATACCTAGAAATAAAAAGTATTGATGTTGATAAGAAAATGATATCAAACTTTGAAACGATTCAATATGGAGAACTACCTTCAAGGGCAAAACTCATAGCTTATCCTGGAGATATTGTTCTATCCATCATACGGCCTGAACGAGGAGCTGTAGCTATTGTTCCAGATGATTTCAAAGAATATATCGTTACTAATGCTATCGCTGTGTTGACACCAAAACATATTTCACCTGAATTATTATATTTCCTGCTATATCATCAAACAATTCTTGACGAATTTGGGGGGCTTGCAAGAGGTGCTGCTATTCCCACCTTGAGTTTAAGACAATTAAAGGTATATCAATTGCCTATTAGCAAAATTCCCCAGAAAGATGAAGTTGCTAGGAGAATGTATGGTGAATGGAGAAATATAAATAAGACAAGTAAAGAATTTATAGAGATTATTGAAGAGGTGTTCCAAAGCTTTTTATTGAATCAAGATGATATAGGACAGGAAACACTTGAGAAGAAACACATGATTTGTGAGTATGAACATTTAAAAGACAGGCTAGATGCAAGTTATCATCTTGGCAGGCATAAAACCTTAGTACCTTGGAATTGTGAGATAAGAGAATTAGGAGAATTTATAGAATATCGGAATGTACCAGAAGTTCCATATAGCAATGAATTCTTTCATCAAGAAATACCCTCCATAAGGATTCAAAATTTAGTTGAAGATGCTATAGAGATCAATTTAGAAGGAATAGATCATTTATCCTGTGAAGCTACATCAGAACATGGAAGAAATCAATATATCCGTGAAAATGATATTATCATACCTAAGCATGGAGGAAGTGTTAGGCGTAGTAATCTAGCAGGAAAATCCCTACAAGGGGCAATTGTTAATCAGCACTTATATGTAGTAAAAATTAGTCAGCAGCTATTGCCAGAATACTTAGTTATGTATTTAAAGACAAAATGGGTACAAGATCAGATTAGTATCAATTTGGGGGGAACAGTGCAGAGCATTATTAAAAGGAAAAATATTGATGAGCTACGGATACCTATGCCGAGTTTAGAAATACAAAGGCAAATAATTGAAGAAGCGCATAAAAGAAATGATATTAATAGATATATTGATTTGAAGAAAAAAGAAATTATGGACTTTGTTGAAGAACTATATAGTAGATATTAA